A single genomic interval of Sulfurovum sp. TSL6 harbors:
- a CDS encoding ComEC/Rec2 family competence protein, protein MQLEKPKLFPEKKTFIWVILFFLLVILIRLFFEYQAYQQFISKPFYYTHAKVLNAYQKSKENKRYQVLKLRSKEGLTFYTTNYSKDLFDHKRLRLQIFPNKNISFVDYIGTFYVKSRIKAQELLPVTFKDRLLVNVASQHEKSSLQSFYNAIFFATLLEKELREKISMLGVSHLVALSGFHLGILWGLVYGLILLLYRPLQQHYFPYRHALFDVGLTAMILLGTYVWFVDFPPSLVRSYAMVLVGWIVLLLGLELMSFTFLTTIILILVALFPSLLVSLSFGLSVAGVFYIFLLLQYSKGVKTWIISLIFIPLGIFLLMLPIVHTVFPVMNGYQLLSPLLSLLFIPFYPCVMGLHLLGMGSLFDTGLLVLFALPKSSTESLLPIWAILGYIGISLGAVWSKKLFWSLKGLALLYAMYLFLL, encoded by the coding sequence ATGCAATTAGAAAAACCAAAACTATTCCCAGAAAAGAAAACATTTATTTGGGTGATACTCTTTTTTCTATTGGTGATACTGATCCGGCTCTTTTTTGAATATCAAGCGTATCAACAGTTTATTTCAAAACCTTTTTACTATACCCATGCAAAAGTATTGAATGCCTATCAAAAGTCTAAAGAAAATAAACGTTATCAAGTGCTTAAACTTCGAAGTAAAGAGGGTTTGACTTTTTATACTACGAACTACAGTAAAGATCTTTTCGATCACAAACGTCTTCGTCTACAGATATTTCCAAATAAGAACATATCCTTTGTTGATTATATAGGTACCTTTTATGTGAAAAGCCGCATTAAAGCACAAGAACTTCTCCCTGTAACTTTTAAAGACAGGCTATTGGTGAACGTGGCTTCACAACATGAAAAGTCCTCTTTGCAGTCATTTTACAATGCTATATTTTTTGCTACCCTTTTGGAGAAAGAGTTAAGAGAGAAGATCAGTATGCTGGGTGTGAGTCATCTTGTTGCTTTAAGCGGGTTTCATTTAGGGATATTGTGGGGGTTGGTGTATGGTTTGATTTTGTTACTCTATAGACCACTGCAGCAACACTATTTCCCTTATCGTCATGCACTTTTTGATGTAGGATTGACGGCAATGATTCTGCTAGGTACTTATGTATGGTTTGTAGATTTTCCTCCCTCTTTGGTACGTTCCTATGCTATGGTACTGGTCGGATGGATAGTACTTCTGTTGGGGTTGGAACTAATGAGTTTTACCTTCTTAACTACAATCATCTTGATACTTGTGGCACTCTTTCCTTCTTTGCTTGTTTCCCTTAGTTTTGGGCTTTCTGTGGCAGGGGTATTTTATATCTTTTTATTGCTGCAGTACAGTAAAGGTGTTAAAACATGGATCATTTCACTTATTTTTATCCCTTTGGGTATCTTTCTTTTGATGCTTCCTATTGTACATACTGTGTTTCCTGTGATGAATGGATATCAACTTTTGTCACCTCTGCTTTCATTGCTGTTCATTCCTTTTTACCCTTGTGTGATGGGGTTACATCTATTGGGTATGGGTAGTCTTTTTGATACGGGGTTGTTAGTATTGTTTGCTCTTCCAAAAAGCAGTACAGAGTCACTTTTACCTATCTGGGCAATACTTGGATATATAGGTATATCTCTAGGGGCTGTATGGAGTAAAAAACTTTTTTGGTCACTTAAAGGTTTAGCATTATTGTATGCTATGTATCTTTTTTTATTATGA